GACGCCCTGCTCGCCGCCATCCTCGCCGCGATCATCTGGACCGGCGCGGGCAACAGCCTGCGCATGGCCCGCCTGCGGGAGCACCTGCCCGAACTGCGTGCCCGGGCCCTCACCCGGCGGGCCGTCCCCGTAGGCTCGGACACCCCGCTGTCCGAGGCGCTGCGGCGCGCCAACGAGGCCGGCGCCCGCGCCCTCGTCGTGGTCGACGGGCACGGCGATCCGACCGCCCTCGTCCGCGAGGCCGCGATCGTCGGCGTCCCCGAGCACCGCCGTCCCTGGGTCGCCGTAGGCGGTCTCGCCCAGGACCTCACGGACGGCATGAAGGTCCCCGCCGAACTCGCCGGCGAGGCACTGCTGGACCGGCTGCGCGCGAATCCGGCCACCGAGTACCTGGTGGTGGAGGAGAACGGGGAGATCTACGGAGTGCTCTCCACGGCGGACGTCGAGCGGGCCTTCGTGGCCGCGATGGCCCGCCCCGGCTCCTGAACCTCGTGGCACGGGCGGCTTCCCGCACCCCATACACTGGTCACATGTCCGAACCGACCGGTGCCGCCCGCCGTCGCGGGCCCTTCAAGGTCGGGGACCAGGTCCAGCTCACCGATCCCAAGGGACGCCACTACACGTTCACGCTCGAGGCCGGGAAGAACTTCCACACCCACAAGGGTTCCTTCCCGCACGACGAGCTGATCGGCGCCCCCGAGGGCAGTGTTGTCCGTACCACGGGAAACGTCGCCTACCTCGCGCTGCGCCCCCTGCTCCCCGACTACGTCCTGTCCATGCCCCGCGGCGCAGCCGTGGTCTACCCCAAGGACGCGGGGCAGATCCTGGCCTTCGCCGACATCTTCTCCGGGGCCCGCGTCGTGGAGGCGGGTGTCGGCTCCGGCTCGCTGAGCGCCTTCCTGCTGCGCGCGATCGGCGACGAGGGCATGCTGCACTCCTACGAGCGCCGTGAGGACTTCGCGGAGATCGCCAAGGGCAACGTCGAGCGCTACTTCGGCGGACCGCACCCGGCCTGGACGCTGACCGTCGGGGACCTGCAGGACAACCTCTCGGACGCCGACGTCGACCGCGTCATCCTGGACATGCTCGCGCCCTGGGAGTGCCTGGAGGCCGTCTCCAAGGCGCTCGTCCCCGGCGGCATCCTGTGCTGCTACGTGGCGACCACCACGCAGCTCGCCCGGACCGTCGAGTCCATCCGCGAGATCGGCTGCTACGCCGAGCCGCAGCCGTGGGAGTCCATGATCCGCAACTGGCACGTCGAGGGGCTGGCCGTGCGGCCGGACCATCGGATGATCGGCCACACCGGCTTCCTGGTCACCGCCCGTCGGCTCGCGGACGGCGTGGAGCCGCCGATGCGCCGCCGCAGGCCCGCCAAGGGCGCCTACGGCGAGGACTACGAGGGCCCGAACAAGGGCTGAGCACCCGTCAGCGACCGCCCCGCGCCCGGATCCGGGCGCGGGGCGGAGGCGTTGTCACAACACTCCCGCTCCCAAGCCGACTTCCGGTCGCCGCGGGAGAACTCGACGGTGGCCCCGGCGCGTTGGATCGTGCCGGGCGGATTGCACCGGTTTTTCGCCACGGCGGTTTCGCACCCCGCCGTTCCCGTGCCCTGTGACGTGTGGCACGATGCGGGCACCCCACCGGAACCGCTGCTCAACAGGAGACGCCTCGGTGCAGACCTCCGCCGTCCCGGATCTCGCGCACACCCACGCCCGCCCGGTGCACTGGCTGGCCACCGCGACGGCGATGTCCGCGGTCGTCGCCCTGGCGGGCCTGCTGCAGCCGGACCATGCCCGAGCGGGCCAGCCCGGGAGCCGGGAAACCACCGCGGCGGCCCCCGCTCCGGTGCCCGCCCCCGACGCAGACGGCGTCGCGCTGCCCCTGGAGTGCGGCGGGGCGCCGACCGTGGTGGTCGGGCGGGCCACCGGAGACCTGGACGGCGACGGCGGCCGGGAGACGGTCGTGGCGGCGCGCTGCGAGGCCGGTTCCGGCACCCCGCCCAGCGGGGTCTACGTACTGGCCCGGTCCCGCACCGGGGAGCCCCGCGTCGTCGCCACCCTGCTGGAGCCCGCGCGACGGCAGAGCGTCGGCGAGCTCGCCGTCCGTGACGGAGTCGTCACGGCCGAGCTCCTCGGGTATTCGTCGCCGGACGTGCCGCGCTGCTGCCCGGACGAGCGGGAGACGGTCAACTGGCGGTGGAGCGGGGGGAAGTTCGTCGAGTCCGGCGTGGACGGGGACGCCACCGGGAGTGTGTGAGAGGTCACCCACGGTCCGTGGGGACAGCCCCTACTCGGCGTCGGGCCCGTACACCTCGGTCTTGTCCGAGACGCGGCGTACATGGATGCAGTCGCCGGGGCACTCCTTGGCCGAATCGATGACGTCGGTCAGCAGCGGCAGCGGTACGGGCGTTGTGGCGCCCGGGTCCTGCAGCAGCTCGTCGTCGGCGCTCTTCACGTACGCCAGGCCGTCGATGTCCAGCTCGAAGACCTCGGGCGCGTACTGGGCGCAGATGCCGTCGCCGGTGCACAGCTCCTGGTCGATCCAGACTTCGAGAGCCTCGTTCATGTCGCCTGCCGTTCCTGCGCGGTGTGCATCAAGCCGTGTGTGTATCAATACGGGCCAGCCCTGACGGGTGTTGACCGTTCCGACCATACAACCGCCCGCTTTCCGATGTTGATGGGTGGGTATTCCCCTGGCGTGAGGGGCAGCGCAAGGGTGAAGATCGGACACACCCCTTCCGTCTTTGTGATCTAGGGGTTTCAATCACCACCCACCCAGGTAGGGTCAGGAAGCGTCCAGCTCCCCTTGGAGGAGGTGAGGACCGTGGCAGCCCACGACGACGACAACAACCGCGGCTTCCGGCCGGGGCGGGGGTCTGAAGACCCCGCCGGCCAGGTCGCCTATCTCGAGCAGGAAATCGCCGTCCTGCGCCGCAAGCTCGCCGACTCTCCGCGTCATACGAGGATTCTCGAGGAGCGGATCGTCGAGCTGCAGACGAACCTGGCCGGCGTGTCCGCGCAGAACGAACGACTGGCGAACACGCTCCGTGAGGCCCGAGACCAGATCGTGGCCCTCAAGGAAGAGGTCGACCGGCTCGCGCAGCCGCCGGCCGGCTTCGGTGTCTTCCTGCAGGCCAACGAGGACGGCACCGCCGACATCTTCACCGGCGGCCGGAAGCTCCGGGTCAACGTCAGCCCCGGCGTCGAAGCCGAAGAGCTCCGGCGCGGCCAGGAGGTCATGCTCAACGAGGCGCTCAACGTGGTCGAGGCCATGGAGTTCGAGCGCACCGGGGACATCGTCACCCTCAAGGAGATCCTCGAGGACGGCGAGCGGGCCCTGGTGATCGGGCACACCGACGAGGAACGGGTGGTGCGGCTCGCCGAGCCACTGCTGGCCGTCACCATCCGCCCCGGCGACGCCCTGCTGCTCGAGCCCAGGTCCGGGTACGTGTACGAGGTCGTGCCCAAGAGCGAGGTCGAGGAGCTGGTCCTCGAAGAGGTCCCGGACGTCGACTACGACAAGATCGGCGGCCTCGGCGGTCAGATCGAGATGATCCGGGACGCCGTCGAGCTCCCGTACCTCCACCCCGACCTCTTCAAGGAGCACGAACTGCGGCCGCCGAAGGGCATCCTGCTCTACGGCCCGCCCGGATGCGGCAAGACGCTGATCGCGAAGGCCGTCGCCAACTCCCTTGCCAAGAAGGTCGCCGAGGTGACCGGCCAGCCCGCGGGGAAGAGCTACTTCCTCAACATCAAGGGCCCCGAGCTCCTCAACAAGTACGTCGGCGAGACCGAGCGGCACATCCGCCTGGTCTTCCAGCGCGCCCGTGAGAAGGCCGGTGAGGGCACGCCCGTCATCGTCTTCTTCGACGAGATGGAGTCCCTCTTCCGCACCCGCGGCTCCGGTGTCAGCTCGGACGTCGAGAACACGATCGTTCCCCAGCTGCTCGCCGAGATCGACGGTGTGGAGGGCCTGGAGAACGTGATCGTGATCGGCGCCTCCAACCGCGAGGACATGATCGACCCCGCGATCCTGCGGCCCGGCCGGCTCGACGTCAAGATCAAGATCGAGCGCCCGGACGCGGAGGCGGCGAAGGACATCTTCGCGAAGTACCTCACGCCGTCGCTGCCGCTGCACGCGGACGACCTCTCCGAGCACACCGGTTCCAAGG
The genomic region above belongs to Streptomyces marianii and contains:
- a CDS encoding ferredoxin, coding for MNEALEVWIDQELCTGDGICAQYAPEVFELDIDGLAYVKSADDELLQDPGATTPVPLPLLTDVIDSAKECPGDCIHVRRVSDKTEVYGPDAE
- the arc gene encoding proteasome ATPase, translated to MAAHDDDNNRGFRPGRGSEDPAGQVAYLEQEIAVLRRKLADSPRHTRILEERIVELQTNLAGVSAQNERLANTLREARDQIVALKEEVDRLAQPPAGFGVFLQANEDGTADIFTGGRKLRVNVSPGVEAEELRRGQEVMLNEALNVVEAMEFERTGDIVTLKEILEDGERALVIGHTDEERVVRLAEPLLAVTIRPGDALLLEPRSGYVYEVVPKSEVEELVLEEVPDVDYDKIGGLGGQIEMIRDAVELPYLHPDLFKEHELRPPKGILLYGPPGCGKTLIAKAVANSLAKKVAEVTGQPAGKSYFLNIKGPELLNKYVGETERHIRLVFQRAREKAGEGTPVIVFFDEMESLFRTRGSGVSSDVENTIVPQLLAEIDGVEGLENVIVIGASNREDMIDPAILRPGRLDVKIKIERPDAEAAKDIFAKYLTPSLPLHADDLSEHTGSKEAAVQGMIQSVVEQMYAESEENRFLEVTYANGDKEVLYFKDFNSGAMIQNIVDRAKKMAIKAFLDHNQKGLRVAHLLQACVDEFKENEDLPNTTNPDDWARISGKKGERIVFIRTLVTGKQGADTGRSIDTVANTGQYL
- a CDS encoding tRNA (adenine-N1)-methyltransferase, producing the protein MSEPTGAARRRGPFKVGDQVQLTDPKGRHYTFTLEAGKNFHTHKGSFPHDELIGAPEGSVVRTTGNVAYLALRPLLPDYVLSMPRGAAVVYPKDAGQILAFADIFSGARVVEAGVGSGSLSAFLLRAIGDEGMLHSYERREDFAEIAKGNVERYFGGPHPAWTLTVGDLQDNLSDADVDRVILDMLAPWECLEAVSKALVPGGILCCYVATTTQLARTVESIREIGCYAEPQPWESMIRNWHVEGLAVRPDHRMIGHTGFLVTARRLADGVEPPMRRRRPAKGAYGEDYEGPNKG